A genomic segment from Oncorhynchus clarkii lewisi isolate Uvic-CL-2024 chromosome 12, UVic_Ocla_1.0, whole genome shotgun sequence encodes:
- the LOC139422521 gene encoding S-antigen protein-like: MGTQSDGETVRWGNSPMETQSDGETVRWRNSLMGKQSDGDPVRWRPSPMETQSDGETVRWGPSPMGTQSDGETVRWRNSPMEKQSDGETVRWGNSPMGKQSDGETVRWRNSPMGKQSDGETVRWGNSPMGKQSDGETVRWGNSPMGKQSDGDPVRWGPSPMGTQSDGDPVRWGNSPMGKQSDGETVRWGNSPMGKQSDGETVRWRPSPMEKQSDGETVRWRPSPMETQSDGETVRWGNSPMETQSDGDPVRWRNSPMGTQSDGETVRWRPSPMEKQSDGDPVRWRPSPMEKQSDGDPVRWRNSPMGKQSDGETVRWRPSPMGKQSDGETVRWGNSPMGKQSDWETVRWGNSPMGKQSDGETVRWRNSPMGTQSDGETVRWGNSPMGKQSDGETVRWRPSPMGKQSDGETVRWGNSPMETQSDGDPVRWGNSPMGTQSDGDPVRWRPSPMETQSDGDPVRWGNSPMGKQSDGETVRWGNSPMGKQSDGDTAEQAHSHSSLTD, encoded by the coding sequence ATGGGGACACAGTCCGATGGAGAAACAGTCCGATGGGGAAACAGTCCGATGGAGACCCAGTCCGATGGGGAAACAGTCCGATGGAGAAACAGTCTGATGGGGAAACAGTCCGATGGAGACCCAGTCCGATGGAGACCCAGTCCGATGGAGACCCAGTCCGATGGGGAAACAGTCCGATGGGGACCCAGTCCGATGGGGACCCAGTCCGATGGGGAAACAGTCCGATGGAGAAACAGTCCGATGGAGAAACAGTCCGATGGAGAAACAGTCCGATGGGGAAACAGTCCGATGGGGAAACAGTCCGATGGGGAAACAGTCCGATGGAGAAACAGTCCGATGGGGAAACAGTCCGATGGGGAAACAGTCCGATGGGGAAACAGTCCGATGGGGAAACAGTCCGATGGAGAAACAGTCCGATGGGGAAACAGTCCGATGGGGAAACAGTCCGATGGAGACCCAGTCCGATGGGGACCCAGTCCGATGGGGACCCAGTCCGATGGAGACCCAGTCCGATGGGGAAACAGTCCGATGGGGAAACAGTCCGATGGGGAAACAGTCCGATGGGGAAACAGTCCGATGGGGAAACAGTCCGATGGGGAAACAGTCCGATGGAGACCCAGTCCGATGGAGAAACAGTCCGATGGAGAAACAGTCCGATGGAGACCCAGTCCGATGGAGACCCAGTCCGATGGGGAAACAGTCCGATGGGGAAACAGTCCGATGGAGACCCAGTCCGATGGAGACCCAGTCCGATGGAGAAACAGTCCGATGGGGACCCAGTCCGATGGGGAAACAGTCCGATGGAGACCCAGTCCGATGGAGAAACAGTCCGATGGAGACCCAGTCCGATGGAGACCCAGTCCGATGGAGAAACAGTCCGATGGAGACCCAGTCCGATGGAGAAACAGTCCGATGGGGAAACAGTCCGATGGGGAAACAGTCCGATGGAGACCCAGTCCGATGGGGAAACAGTCCGATGGGGAAACAGTCCGATGGGGAAACAGTCCGATGGGGAAACAGTCCGATTGGGAAACAGTCCGATGGGGAAACAGTCCGATGGGGAAACAGTCCGATGGAGAAACAGTCCGATGGAGAAACAGTCCGATGGGGACCCAGTCCGATGGAGAAACAGTCCGATGGGGAAACAGTCCGATGGGGAAACAGTCCGATGGAGAAACAGTCCGATGGAGACCCAGTCCGATGGGGAAACAGTCCGATGGGGAAACAGTCCGATGGGGAAACAGTCCGATGGAGACCCAGTCCGATGGAGACCCAGTCCGATGGGGAAACAGTCCGATGGGGACCCAGTCCGATGGAGACCCAGTCCGATGGAGACCCAGTCCGATGGAGACCCAGTCCGATGGGGACCCAGTCCGATGGGGAAACAGTCCGATGGGGAAACAGTCCGATGGGGAAACAGTCCGATGGGGAAACAGTCCGATGGGGAAACAGTCCGATGGAGACACAGCAGAGCAGGCCCACTCCCATtcttcactgactgactga